A window of Haloarcula marismortui ATCC 43049 genomic DNA:
CTCATGGACGAGTGGGGGCCCGAGAAGATGCGTTCGGTCCTGCAGGAGGAGTACGTCGACTTCGAACTCCCGACTGCGGGCGAGGATATGCGCGACCAGTACAGCTACAACACCGGGTCCCAGGACGGACACAACGACCACGTCGGGATTCACGAGCAGAACGACGGCAACTACTACATCGGCCTGAACGTGCTGGTCGGCCGCATGGGTGCCGACGACGTGCTCGAACTCGCCGAACTCGCCGACGAGTACGGCTCCGGCGAGGTCCGACTGACCCAGCGTCAGAACATAATCGTCACCGACGTCCCCGAGGAGAACCTCGACGCGTTCACCAGCGAACCCCTGCTGGAGAACTACTCCCCGGACCCGTCGCCGTTCATGCGCGGTTCCATCGCCTGCACGGGCACGGAGTACTGCTCGCTCTCTATCGTCGAGACGAAGAACCGCCAAGTGCGGTACGCCCGCTGGCTCAAGGACAACGTCGAACTGCCCGAGGACCACAAGGACTTCCACATCCACCTCTCGGGCTGTACGGCCTCCTGCGCCCAGCCCCAGATCGCCGACGTGTCCCTGCGCGGGATGAAGACCCGCAAGGACGGCGAACCGGTCGAGGCGCTCGATATCGGTCTCGGCGGCGGCCTCGGCGACGACCCGCGCTTCGCTGACTGGGTGGAGATGCGCGTCCCGGCCGACGAAGTCCCCGGCGCGATCAAGAACCTCGTCAACAACTTCGAGGACGCCCGCGAGGGCGGCGAGACCTTCCGTGACTTCGTTGCGGACCGCGACGAGGAGACGCTGGCCGACATGGTCGAACCCGAGGAGACGGACTACCACGACCCGTATATGCACAACACGAAGATGACGTGGTACCCCTACGCAGAAGACGACGATATGCAGTCCTCGCCCGCGCCGACTGACGGCTCTGGTGAGCCCCTGCCCTCCGACGACTAAGACGCACTGCTGAGCACTCCCGGTTCGGTTTTTGCGAATCGTGCGGTTGCTCGCTTTCTCTACTACCTTTCAAACATAGTGTTGGCCGGGAGCGCGCTCCG
This region includes:
- a CDS encoding nitrite/sulfite reductase, translating into MPTKVENWKDEVYGNEIREHLMEFAEQGWDAIPEDEHDAWFERFKWWGLYHQRSGQESYFMMRIGTPNGVIKPGQLEVIGEVAKEYATGPVDNPEFGEAYCDWTTRQSIQLHWIKLEDIPEIFEKLEAVGLGTQQACGDSWRNIVGCPVAGKDKHEHVDAWPVAEDLHETFKGNDDYSNLPRKWKVAIAGCDEGCGQGDINDLAFEPAEKDGELGFNVRIGGGLSRKEPRLARDIDVWVPPEQAADVAHGMSSLFRDYGDREDRFNARIKFLMDEWGPEKMRSVLQEEYVDFELPTAGEDMRDQYSYNTGSQDGHNDHVGIHEQNDGNYYIGLNVLVGRMGADDVLELAELADEYGSGEVRLTQRQNIIVTDVPEENLDAFTSEPLLENYSPDPSPFMRGSIACTGTEYCSLSIVETKNRQVRYARWLKDNVELPEDHKDFHIHLSGCTASCAQPQIADVSLRGMKTRKDGEPVEALDIGLGGGLGDDPRFADWVEMRVPADEVPGAIKNLVNNFEDAREGGETFRDFVADRDEETLADMVEPEETDYHDPYMHNTKMTWYPYAEDDDMQSSPAPTDGSGEPLPSDD